One Methanohalophilus mahii DSM 5219 genomic window carries:
- a CDS encoding cysteate synthase produces MDKYRLICPKCGKTYGKYDMVCPTDGTFLRSEYSKSKFEPCDLPGIWKFYNWLPVEGIIKKGTGKTLTYKSEKLAEKVGLENLYISFNGYWPEKGAFMRTCSFKDLESYPTMQRVIEQEERSTMVVASAGNTARAFAHVSSITDLPLLLVVPENAIEKLWIPAGSTSSICVAAVQGDYYDAISIASEITEREGFVPEGGARNVARRDGMGTVMLDATLTMKHLPDHYFQAVGSGTGGIAAWEAAMRLKEDGRYGDKLPQLHLAQNLPCAPLIQLHGGVAVDPRCPEGMYDTVLFNRKPPYAVGGGVRDALEATEGDLYGITNEEAEEARLLFEELEGIDIMNSAAVATAALIKAVRNAKVSRSDLIMLNITGGGVKRALNELATIMLVPDLVVSPDDSEAPANIIQKTEDKFE; encoded by the coding sequence ATGGACAAATACAGACTCATCTGCCCAAAATGCGGCAAAACTTATGGCAAATATGACATGGTATGTCCCACTGATGGAACTTTTTTGAGATCGGAGTACTCAAAAAGTAAGTTTGAACCATGTGATCTTCCGGGAATATGGAAATTCTACAACTGGCTACCCGTGGAAGGCATAATAAAAAAGGGTACTGGAAAAACATTAACCTATAAAAGTGAGAAACTTGCCGAAAAAGTCGGTCTTGAGAATTTGTATATAAGTTTCAACGGTTACTGGCCGGAAAAAGGGGCTTTTATGAGGACCTGCAGCTTCAAAGACCTTGAATCATATCCTACAATGCAGAGAGTAATCGAGCAGGAAGAAAGAAGTACGATGGTTGTAGCCTCTGCAGGTAATACTGCCCGTGCCTTTGCGCACGTATCCTCTATAACAGACCTTCCTTTGCTTCTGGTAGTTCCTGAAAATGCTATTGAAAAACTCTGGATTCCCGCAGGATCGACATCATCAATCTGTGTTGCAGCAGTACAGGGGGATTACTATGATGCCATATCCATAGCCTCCGAGATTACCGAGAGAGAAGGATTCGTACCCGAAGGCGGTGCCCGGAACGTAGCGCGCAGGGATGGGATGGGAACTGTAATGCTGGATGCAACACTGACCATGAAACATCTGCCTGACCACTATTTTCAGGCAGTGGGCAGTGGTACCGGCGGTATTGCTGCCTGGGAAGCAGCTATGCGCCTGAAGGAGGACGGCAGGTATGGAGATAAATTGCCACAGTTGCACCTTGCCCAGAACCTGCCCTGTGCACCCCTGATCCAGTTACATGGGGGAGTTGCTGTGGACCCTAGATGTCCTGAAGGAATGTACGACACCGTCCTGTTTAACCGCAAACCTCCGTATGCAGTGGGCGGGGGAGTGAGGGATGCCCTTGAAGCCACAGAAGGAGACCTGTACGGGATTACAAATGAAGAGGCAGAGGAAGCCAGGTTGCTATTTGAAGAACTTGAAGGCATCGATATTATGAATTCAGCAGCTGTTGCCACAGCCGCCCTGATAAAAGCTGTCAGGAATGCAAAGGTATCAAGATCAGATCTCATAATGCTCAATATCACAGGCGGGGGAGTAAAAAGGGCTTTAAATGAACTTGCCACCATCATGCTTGTACCTGATCTCGTAGTATCCCCTGATGACAGTGAAGCACCAGCAAATATCATACAAAAAACTGAAGACAAGTTCGAATAA
- a CDS encoding cation:proton antiporter domain-containing protein has product MESAILNDIIIIFGISIFVLYICHKLRISIIVGFLITGVLVGPYGMGFINNPDNIDILAEIGIILLLFTIGVELSLKELWDMKRSVVLGGGLQVLFTTLGTLFAATYLGFGFSESLFLGFLISLSSTAIVLKTLQKRAELHSLHGRTILSILLFQDVIVVAMIVATPFLAGVGGNDANSIFMILLKSLAIIIFIMFFARWLIPHILYHIAKTRNPELFLLSVIVICLSVAMLTYSAGLSLALGAFLAGLVISESEYSHQALNNILPFKDVFLSIFFVSIGMLLNVQFFLDNPLMILLVTIGVMLFKGVVSGFVSMVLGYPLRNSILTGMALAQVGEFSFVLSKFGVEYGLLDNYLYQMFLDISILTMAVTSFSISYSPSVAANVLRLPLPHKLKCGFARKDVTKMYDKKEKMSSHLIIVGFGFNGKTVAKAANAAGIPYLVIETNPESVREGISKGENIFYGDATQESVLEKADIDSAKIMIVGISDATATRRVIWLAREMNPNIHIIARTRYLQEMGPLYEQGANEVIPEEFETSVEIFVRLLRRYLVPEDQIKKFIEDARAGGYDMFRSVSSDPLNFEQMQFDIPDVNIVSLRVPLGADVVGMTLEELSLRQRFGITVLAIRRGLETITNPGGDVRILEGDILVLLGSHEDMKEIGDFFTDLSEKNTKNTEE; this is encoded by the coding sequence ATGGAATCGGCTATACTCAATGATATCATCATTATTTTTGGAATATCCATTTTTGTACTCTATATATGTCACAAACTTCGTATTTCTATTATAGTCGGTTTCCTGATAACTGGTGTCTTAGTGGGTCCTTATGGAATGGGATTCATTAATAATCCAGATAATATCGACATTCTTGCCGAGATTGGTATTATTCTATTGCTATTTACCATTGGAGTGGAGTTATCTCTCAAAGAACTCTGGGATATGAAGCGTTCTGTGGTACTGGGAGGAGGCCTTCAGGTTCTTTTCACAACCCTTGGGACTCTTTTTGCAGCTACATATCTTGGTTTTGGTTTCAGTGAATCCCTTTTCCTGGGGTTTTTGATATCCCTGAGCAGTACAGCAATTGTTCTCAAGACACTCCAAAAGAGAGCAGAATTGCACAGTTTGCATGGTCGCACGATCCTTTCTATATTACTGTTCCAGGATGTCATTGTAGTGGCAATGATTGTGGCAACTCCTTTCCTGGCAGGGGTTGGTGGAAATGATGCAAACTCAATTTTTATGATCCTTCTGAAATCTCTGGCAATTATTATATTCATAATGTTTTTTGCCAGGTGGCTGATTCCCCATATCCTATATCATATTGCCAAAACCCGCAATCCTGAATTGTTCCTGCTTTCCGTGATTGTCATATGCCTGTCTGTTGCTATGCTCACTTATAGTGCGGGATTGTCCCTGGCACTGGGGGCCTTCCTTGCGGGCCTTGTGATATCTGAATCTGAATACAGTCATCAGGCACTGAACAATATTCTTCCCTTTAAGGATGTTTTTTTGAGTATTTTTTTCGTATCAATAGGAATGTTGCTTAATGTACAATTTTTCCTGGATAACCCCTTAATGATATTACTTGTGACCATCGGTGTTATGTTATTCAAGGGAGTTGTCAGTGGTTTTGTTTCTATGGTTCTGGGATATCCCCTTCGCAATTCTATTCTCACCGGTATGGCACTTGCCCAGGTGGGTGAATTCTCTTTCGTCCTTTCTAAATTCGGGGTTGAGTATGGTCTCCTTGACAACTACTTATATCAAATGTTTCTGGATATTTCCATTCTTACAATGGCAGTTACTTCCTTTTCAATTTCCTATTCTCCCTCTGTGGCTGCCAATGTTCTCAGACTTCCTCTGCCACATAAGCTCAAGTGCGGCTTTGCCCGTAAAGATGTAACAAAGATGTACGATAAAAAGGAAAAAATGTCTTCCCATCTTATCATCGTAGGTTTTGGTTTCAATGGTAAAACAGTGGCAAAAGCTGCCAATGCAGCGGGTATTCCTTATCTGGTTATTGAAACCAATCCGGAGAGTGTAAGAGAAGGTATTTCAAAAGGAGAAAATATTTTTTATGGAGATGCAACCCAGGAAAGTGTACTTGAAAAGGCGGATATTGATTCAGCAAAAATAATGATTGTTGGTATTTCTGATGCAACGGCAACCCGCAGAGTAATCTGGCTTGCAAGGGAAATGAATCCCAATATCCACATCATTGCACGAACACGTTATCTACAGGAGATGGGTCCGCTCTATGAACAGGGGGCTAATGAGGTCATTCCGGAAGAATTTGAAACTTCTGTGGAAATATTTGTTCGCCTACTCAGACGTTACCTTGTTCCGGAGGACCAGATAAAAAAATTTATTGAAGATGCCAGGGCAGGTGGATATGACATGTTTCGCAGTGTCTCCTCTGACCCTCTGAATTTTGAACAGATGCAGTTTGATATCCCGGATGTGAATATAGTCTCCCTCCGTGTACCTCTGGGAGCTGATGTGGTGGGGATGACCCTTGAAGAACTTTCCCTCAGGCAACGATTCGGGATTACAGTCCTGGCAATCAGAAGAGGACTGGAAACTATCACAAACCCCGGAGGGGATGTACGTATTCTGGAGGGAGATATTCTTGTGTTGCTGGGAAGTCATGAAGATATGAAAGAAATAGGGGACTTTTTCACGGATCTAAGTGAAAAGAACACAAAAAATACTGAGGAATAA
- a CDS encoding tyrosine--tRNA ligase, translating to MDRIDLVKRNAQEIVTEKELDELMEAKAEPSAYTGYEPSGKIHMGHVLTVNKLIDLQKAGFNITVLLADVHAFLNQKGTMEEVKQIADYNRRCFLALGLDPDKTNFVYGSDFQMGEEYMLNVLKLTCTTSLNRARRSMDEVGRTMDDPRVSQMVYPIMQAIDIAMLDVDVAVGGIDQRKIHMLAREGLPGMGYRAPICLHTPILLGLDGEKMASSRGNYISVDDDEAVIKKKMKKAFCPAGEIVDNPVLQLFRYHIFPRYEEVVFERPEKFGGNLTCNGYEELETIFEDGTLHPMDLKNGAVKYMSLLLAPVREVLL from the coding sequence ATGGACAGAATAGATCTTGTTAAAAGGAATGCTCAGGAAATTGTTACAGAGAAGGAACTGGATGAACTGATGGAAGCAAAAGCAGAGCCTTCTGCGTATACCGGTTACGAACCAAGCGGTAAGATACATATGGGCCACGTGCTTACCGTCAACAAATTGATCGACCTTCAGAAGGCGGGCTTTAATATTACGGTACTCCTTGCAGATGTGCACGCTTTCCTGAATCAGAAAGGTACTATGGAAGAAGTGAAACAAATTGCTGATTACAACAGGAGATGCTTCCTTGCACTGGGGCTTGATCCTGATAAAACCAATTTTGTTTATGGTTCGGATTTCCAGATGGGTGAGGAATACATGCTCAATGTACTCAAACTCACCTGTACCACTTCCCTGAACAGGGCCCGCCGCAGTATGGATGAGGTCGGAAGAACAATGGATGATCCGCGGGTTTCCCAGATGGTCTATCCGATAATGCAGGCCATTGATATTGCTATGCTTGATGTTGATGTAGCTGTGGGAGGAATTGATCAGCGTAAGATACACATGCTTGCCCGTGAAGGATTGCCTGGAATGGGTTACAGGGCACCGATATGTCTCCATACTCCCATCCTGCTGGGACTTGACGGTGAAAAAATGGCATCTTCCAGAGGCAATTATATTTCTGTGGATGATGATGAGGCAGTCATCAAGAAAAAGATGAAAAAGGCTTTCTGTCCTGCTGGTGAAATAGTTGATAATCCTGTGTTACAGCTCTTTCGCTACCATATATTCCCCCGTTACGAAGAGGTCGTATTCGAAAGGCCTGAGAAATTTGGGGGCAATCTTACATGCAATGGCTACGAAGAACTTGAAACAATCTTTGAAGATGGAACCCTGCACCCAATGGATCTTAAAAACGGTGCTGTAAAATACATGAGCCTGTTACTTGCACCTGTCAGGGAAGTTCTCCTGTAA
- a CDS encoding DUF1538 domain-containing protein: MIEDLKETTKEVIQAVLPLTVAVFLLMVMIEMNHDMFLSFFVGSLMVILGMILFLLGVKIGMLPIGESIGSELSKHNSLLFILGCAFILSFMATVAEPDVRVLSSMIDSVSEDSIPRNVLILSIASGVGFFVAVSMLRIAYGVPIKYLFTAGYLIILVLSFFTNPDYLAIAYDAGGVTTGPMTVPIILALGIGTVSVLGDKSALTEGFGLIGLASIGPILAVMLLGVLVP; the protein is encoded by the coding sequence ATGATAGAAGATCTCAAAGAAACTACAAAGGAAGTAATACAGGCAGTGTTGCCTTTAACTGTAGCCGTATTTTTGCTCATGGTCATGATCGAAATGAATCATGACATGTTCCTGTCTTTTTTCGTGGGTTCATTAATGGTCATACTGGGTATGATTCTTTTTCTGCTGGGTGTCAAAATAGGTATGCTCCCTATTGGGGAATCAATTGGTTCTGAATTATCAAAACATAATTCTTTATTGTTCATCCTTGGTTGTGCATTCATCTTATCATTTATGGCAACTGTTGCAGAACCCGATGTGAGGGTACTGAGTTCAATGATAGATTCGGTATCAGAAGATAGTATCCCTCGCAATGTACTGATTCTCTCAATTGCATCAGGTGTTGGGTTTTTTGTGGCCGTATCTATGTTGAGAATCGCCTATGGAGTCCCGATCAAGTACCTATTTACAGCTGGATATCTGATTATTCTGGTACTATCCTTTTTTACAAATCCCGACTATCTGGCCATAGCTTATGATGCAGGGGGGGTAACTACAGGTCCCATGACAGTACCTATAATCCTTGCGCTTGGAATAGGTACCGTGTCTGTACTCGGAGATAAATCTGCACTTACCGAAGGCTTTGGACTGATAGGGCTTGCTTCTATTGGACCCATACTCGCAGTAATGCTTCTGGGGGTACTTGTACCTTGA
- a CDS encoding P-II family nitrogen regulator, with the protein MNNDVDDLVLIVTIVKKGWGDTVIEASRKAGSKGGTIIFGRGTGVHEKKHFLGTLIEPEKEIVLTIAESANADNILEFIKNDVGLDKPGCGMGFVVPVDKVFGTAHILCELDPECEHQYTDTED; encoded by the coding sequence ATGAATAATGATGTGGACGATCTTGTCCTTATAGTAACAATCGTGAAAAAAGGATGGGGAGATACTGTAATAGAGGCATCCCGTAAAGCAGGTTCAAAGGGTGGAACAATTATATTCGGACGGGGCACAGGCGTACATGAAAAGAAACATTTTCTTGGTACTTTAATTGAACCTGAAAAGGAAATAGTATTAACAATTGCCGAGTCCGCAAATGCCGATAATATATTGGAATTTATCAAAAATGATGTGGGTCTCGACAAACCTGGCTGTGGAATGGGATTTGTAGTACCTGTTGACAAAGTCTTTGGAACCGCTCACATATTATGTGAACTGGATCCGGAATGTGAGCATCAATATACAGATACAGAGGATTGA
- the comD gene encoding sulfopyruvate decarboxylase subunit alpha, with the protein MDPSQEVFKAIKESNIDFIVSVPCANLQKLIPMVDSDPDIIHVPATREEEGIGICAGAYMGGKKPAIMMQNSGIGNSINALASLNRLYNIPLLIIISHRGVEGEPICAQVPMGEKTPLLLEVLDIPAYKPNLVEAKKTIEKATRKAFEEGKQAAILLSIGFWRES; encoded by the coding sequence ATGGACCCGTCTCAGGAAGTATTTAAAGCTATAAAGGAATCAAATATTGATTTTATTGTAAGTGTGCCCTGTGCAAATCTCCAGAAACTCATTCCCATGGTAGACAGTGATCCGGACATCATCCACGTTCCCGCCACCAGAGAGGAGGAAGGCATAGGAATCTGCGCCGGGGCCTACATGGGAGGTAAAAAACCGGCCATAATGATGCAGAATTCCGGGATCGGTAATTCCATCAACGCTCTTGCATCCCTCAATCGTCTATACAATATCCCGTTATTGATAATTATAAGCCACAGGGGAGTTGAAGGAGAGCCAATCTGCGCCCAGGTACCAATGGGTGAAAAAACTCCTCTCTTACTCGAAGTGCTGGATATCCCTGCATACAAACCAAATCTTGTAGAGGCCAAAAAAACTATCGAGAAAGCCACCAGAAAAGCCTTTGAAGAAGGAAAACAAGCAGCTATCCTATTGAGTATAGGTTTCTGGAGGGAATCATGA
- a CDS encoding DUF1538 domain-containing protein produces the protein MTAVEHSQDLLSVVLEVIEALLPLVIFFLVFQLLYLKFPSSYFLKLMTGLSITAMGMILFLYGVYNGFFPVGLEIGSYFGQIKSNWILIPIGFVLGFLATFAEPAVRVLCYQIEESSSGYIKSNLMLYTLSVSVAAFVAIAMTKLVYGIPFLYIIVPGYLLVLVLLWFCDKDFIAIAFDSGGVATGPMAVTFLMSMAVGVAASQPDSNPIVDGFGMIALIALAPIIFVMMLGVYMRYIGGTDNE, from the coding sequence TTGACTGCCGTTGAACACAGCCAGGACCTATTATCCGTGGTCCTTGAAGTTATCGAAGCACTGCTACCACTTGTTATCTTTTTCCTTGTATTCCAGCTATTGTACCTGAAATTTCCCTCCTCATATTTCCTAAAACTTATGACAGGTCTTTCAATAACTGCAATGGGAATGATACTGTTTCTCTATGGAGTTTACAACGGATTTTTCCCGGTTGGCCTGGAAATTGGGAGTTATTTTGGACAAATAAAATCCAATTGGATATTGATACCAATTGGTTTTGTACTGGGATTTCTGGCCACTTTTGCAGAACCCGCTGTTAGAGTATTATGCTATCAGATAGAGGAATCTTCAAGTGGATACATTAAATCAAATTTGATGCTTTATACCTTATCTGTAAGTGTTGCTGCATTTGTTGCCATCGCAATGACCAAACTGGTTTATGGAATACCTTTCCTTTACATAATAGTTCCTGGTTATCTGCTTGTCCTTGTGTTATTATGGTTTTGTGATAAAGATTTTATAGCAATTGCTTTTGACTCAGGAGGTGTGGCAACCGGACCAATGGCTGTGACCTTCCTTATGTCAATGGCTGTAGGCGTGGCCGCGTCCCAACCAGATAGCAATCCCATAGTGGACGGATTTGGAATGATTGCATTGATAGCGCTGGCACCTATTATATTTGTCATGATGTTAGGTGTATATATGAGATACATAGGAGGAACTGACAATGAATAA
- a CDS encoding ribonuclease H-like domain-containing protein, giving the protein MLTSTYIHIPGIGKETERKIWSGGITTWNEFLQNKNAINLPGSKKDKIAMEIENSMEKLEIRDIPYFAKSIPTSEHWRGFRNFSDSVAYVDIETTGLSPSSSKITVIGVYDGKDVKSFVRGINLEEIVQEMEQYDFLVTFNGARFDLPFIQREFPQITMEQMHTDLMYPLRRIGLKGGLKNIEHLLGINRSEETEGMDGFEAVRLWKEYEKGNEEALDLLLEYNREDIVNLETILDITYDRFVEHCYKGCTPQK; this is encoded by the coding sequence ATGCTTACAAGTACTTATATTCACATCCCTGGAATCGGGAAAGAAACCGAGCGGAAGATATGGTCCGGTGGAATTACCACATGGAATGAATTCCTGCAGAATAAAAACGCAATAAACCTCCCGGGTTCCAAAAAAGATAAAATTGCAATGGAAATTGAAAATTCCATGGAAAAACTTGAGATTCGCGATATTCCTTATTTTGCAAAATCGATACCTACATCCGAACACTGGAGAGGATTCCGTAATTTTTCGGACTCTGTAGCCTACGTAGATATTGAAACCACAGGGCTTTCACCTTCATCCTCAAAAATAACTGTCATTGGGGTTTATGATGGCAAAGATGTGAAAAGTTTCGTGCGGGGCATAAATCTGGAAGAAATAGTACAGGAGATGGAGCAATACGACTTCCTGGTGACTTTCAATGGTGCGCGTTTTGACCTGCCCTTTATACAGCGAGAATTCCCCCAGATAACAATGGAGCAAATGCATACCGATCTTATGTATCCTTTAAGGAGAATCGGATTGAAAGGCGGACTCAAAAATATAGAACACCTCCTGGGAATCAACCGCTCCGAAGAAACTGAAGGCATGGACGGTTTTGAAGCCGTGCGCCTGTGGAAGGAATATGAAAAGGGAAATGAAGAAGCCCTTGACCTGCTTCTTGAGTACAACCGGGAAGATATAGTGAATCTGGAAACTATCCTGGATATTACATATGACAGGTTCGTTGAACACTGCTACAAGGGGTGCACACCACAGAAATGA
- a CDS encoding methanogenesis marker 16 metalloprotein, which yields MERAVGHILEKINRKDATVLTSQELCDMIDAGDNVGFEDVEVVTAATRAIMSGTYAVLSFPVDTVEKFTRACTVTINGVDAHVGPCPNERLGILDLMVFGTAHSHERENYGGGHLFREIVEGNPVDVDVVTDEGRKYSDTVSIEDMPYAQLFATRHAFKNYSAFVNFSPSPVSTIFHATAFAPDATEATLSGCGQINPVKNDPQLHGIGVGSRILLNGAEGFILGSGTRSSPEKPNLIATADMHSMVADHMGGFATSAGPECIVSWAVAVPVVDDSVFDAIRQTDSAVPMPVMDADRRIKVAMTSYADAWKDVDLEVAFNPGNCRGCDVCEPMKRCPMESIYFNGDKMVLNRHTCFNCGLCSTLCSSVFKAELGSLKFDYEGKNMDVPIVVRQSDRKRALIMAEKLRDSIKNGSFILNGMVERISP from the coding sequence ATGGAGCGGGCAGTAGGGCACATTCTTGAGAAAATTAACCGTAAAGATGCAACAGTTCTAACTTCTCAGGAACTTTGTGATATGATCGATGCAGGGGACAATGTTGGTTTTGAGGATGTAGAGGTGGTGACTGCTGCTACCAGAGCGATTATGAGTGGAACTTATGCGGTTCTCTCATTTCCGGTAGATACCGTGGAAAAATTCACCCGCGCTTGTACTGTAACCATAAATGGAGTGGATGCCCATGTGGGCCCCTGTCCCAATGAAAGACTGGGTATACTGGACTTGATGGTTTTTGGTACAGCACACAGCCATGAGAGGGAAAATTACGGAGGAGGCCACCTTTTCCGGGAAATTGTGGAAGGTAATCCTGTGGATGTGGATGTAGTTACCGATGAAGGGAGGAAATATTCAGATACAGTGTCCATTGAGGATATGCCATACGCACAGCTGTTTGCAACGCGGCATGCATTTAAGAACTACAGTGCCTTTGTGAATTTTTCCCCGTCTCCTGTTTCCACTATTTTTCATGCAACTGCCTTTGCCCCCGATGCCACTGAAGCCACCCTGTCGGGATGTGGGCAAATAAACCCTGTAAAGAATGATCCGCAGCTCCATGGTATCGGTGTGGGAAGTCGTATTCTTCTCAATGGGGCGGAAGGGTTCATCCTGGGTTCAGGGACGCGTAGCAGCCCGGAAAAACCCAATCTTATAGCAACTGCGGATATGCATTCCATGGTGGCTGATCATATGGGAGGTTTTGCGACTTCTGCAGGTCCTGAATGTATTGTTTCCTGGGCAGTTGCAGTGCCTGTAGTTGATGATTCAGTATTCGATGCGATCAGGCAAACGGACAGCGCAGTACCGATGCCTGTAATGGATGCTGATCGCAGGATAAAGGTTGCAATGACAAGTTATGCAGATGCCTGGAAAGATGTAGACCTTGAAGTTGCTTTCAATCCTGGCAATTGTCGAGGGTGTGATGTATGTGAACCCATGAAAAGATGTCCTATGGAATCAATCTATTTCAACGGTGACAAAATGGTACTGAACAGGCACACATGTTTTAACTGCGGTCTCTGCTCAACCTTATGCAGTAGTGTATTCAAGGCAGAACTGGGTAGTCTTAAATTCGATTATGAAGGGAAAAATATGGATGTCCCAATCGTTGTGCGCCAGTCAGATCGTAAACGTGCACTCATAATGGCCGAAAAATTAAGGGACAGTATAAAGAATGGAAGTTTCATCCTGAATGGGATGGTGGAGAGGATATCTCCATAA
- the comE gene encoding sulfopyruvate decarboxylase subunit beta produces the protein MIRYDALEVLAEKEGDKDTLIIANIGFPSKELYEICDRKANFYMLGSMGLSSSIGLGLALARPDRKVIAIDGDGSVLMNMGSLATIANQHPDNYLLVIIDNGAYGSTGNQKTATSGLTDLKKVALGAGIQNVAVVADESDLKKKLDTMENGVLVVKTKARNKKVPVIHLCPADIIERFMEISSPPSHSG, from the coding sequence ATGATACGCTATGATGCACTTGAGGTTCTTGCTGAAAAAGAAGGAGATAAAGACACCCTGATTATTGCAAACATCGGATTCCCCTCAAAAGAGTTATACGAAATATGTGACAGAAAGGCAAATTTTTACATGCTTGGTTCAATGGGCCTTTCTTCTTCCATCGGGCTCGGGCTGGCCCTGGCAAGACCGGACAGGAAAGTTATCGCAATTGACGGTGATGGATCGGTCCTTATGAATATGGGAAGCCTGGCAACAATAGCCAACCAGCATCCTGATAATTATCTCCTTGTAATCATCGATAACGGTGCATATGGTTCAACAGGCAATCAAAAAACCGCAACCTCAGGATTGACAGACCTGAAAAAAGTTGCTTTAGGGGCAGGCATACAAAATGTTGCTGTGGTGGCCGATGAGTCAGACCTTAAGAAGAAACTGGATACAATGGAAAATGGTGTCCTCGTAGTAAAGACAAAAGCCCGCAACAAAAAGGTGCCTGTCATCCACCTCTGTCCTGCAGATATCATTGAGCGGTTTATGGAGATATCCTCTCCACCATCCCATTCAGGATGA
- a CDS encoding tRNA(His) guanylyltransferase Thg1 family protein, producing the protein MKEREIYADLRCVSPVILRVDGRNFQRALKKEGFQKPYDIFFATCMADSIELFFKKSNMNPVFAYTFSDEASLVFTDLPFDRRVEKLDSVVPSFLSSAFTLFSGIEEPVAFDCRVIPVCNDQFTEYMHWRQQEAWRNFVSSYGYYTLIDEGIDRKSAASVMHGKKSQDIHEMMFERGTNLAKKPAWQRRGVAVYREKYPIEGYNPLLEEKTQSTRTRISQDWDLPLFSTAEGDNFLKRHISLD; encoded by the coding sequence ATGAAAGAGCGAGAGATTTATGCAGATTTGCGTTGTGTATCTCCGGTAATTCTTCGCGTAGATGGCAGGAACTTCCAGCGTGCCCTGAAAAAAGAAGGGTTTCAAAAACCCTATGATATTTTCTTTGCCACCTGTATGGCCGATTCAATAGAGTTGTTTTTCAAAAAAAGCAACATGAACCCGGTTTTTGCATACACTTTTTCTGATGAGGCAAGCCTTGTATTCACGGATCTGCCCTTTGACAGAAGAGTGGAGAAACTTGATTCGGTTGTCCCTTCATTTCTGAGCAGTGCTTTTACCCTTTTTTCAGGAATTGAGGAACCTGTGGCCTTTGACTGCCGTGTGATTCCTGTATGCAATGACCAGTTTACTGAATATATGCATTGGCGACAACAGGAAGCCTGGCGCAATTTTGTCAGTTCTTATGGCTATTACACTCTTATAGATGAAGGCATTGACAGAAAGAGTGCAGCTTCAGTCATGCATGGCAAAAAATCACAGGACATACATGAGATGATGTTTGAAAGAGGCACAAATCTGGCAAAGAAACCTGCATGGCAAAGGCGAGGTGTGGCTGTATACAGGGAAAAATATCCAATAGAAGGATATAATCCTCTTCTGGAGGAAAAGACACAGTCCACACGTACACGTATCTCCCAGGATTGGGATTTACCTCTTTTCAGTACAGCAGAGGGAGATAATTTCCTCAAAAGACATATATCTCTGGATTGA
- a CDS encoding PRC-barrel domain-containing protein has product MRADITSLFGLNVYTNLGTYVGKVDDLVMNVDEGVISGLALSDISRDFFDVPTKGVIIPYRWVVTSGDIVLIRDVVSKFRKKEQVED; this is encoded by the coding sequence ATGCGCGCAGATATTACATCACTCTTTGGGTTAAACGTATATACCAACCTCGGTACTTATGTGGGTAAAGTTGACGACCTTGTAATGAACGTAGATGAGGGAGTAATAAGTGGTCTTGCTCTTTCTGACATCAGCCGTGATTTTTTCGATGTTCCTACAAAGGGTGTCATAATTCCCTATCGCTGGGTAGTCACAAGCGGGGACATTGTTCTTATCAGGGATGTTGTCAGCAAATTCAGGAAAAAAGAGCAAGTAGAAGACTGA